CGAGCTGCAGCAGCTCAGGCTGCCGTCGTGGAGCAACGTCGCCGAGTTCGTCCAGCAGGAGAAGCGCCGCACGCTCGCCCAGCAGATCCTGGCCGTCGACTCGACGAACGCCTTTGCCCACGAGGAACTCGGCGCGACCTACATCCGCGACTTCTGGCTCTACCGCAACGCGGTTTCGTTCCCGACGCTCGCCATCAACCGCCTCGAGTATGACCCCGACGAGACCGAAGAACTCGGGCGGACTACGCTTGCAGAGGAGAACCCGACGGACCCGACCCAGCTTTTCCAGGACCCGGAATCGAACGTTGCTCGTCCTCGCGCTGCCGACTTCGTCGCTGCCGAGGGGATCGACGTCACCAACCCGTTCGACATCGCCACGCTGAAGGCGCAGGGGGCGGGCGTGCTCGACCTCAGCAGCCGCGCCGACAAGGCCTATGACTCGGCCATCGGTCACCTCGAAAAGGCGCTCCAGTATGACCCCCGCCGCCGCCCGGTCTACGACCACCTGATGCGTCTCCACGCGCTCAACGAGTCCTACGACGAAGCCCTCACGCCGCTGGAGCGGATGTTCGTCTTCTTCCCCGAGGACCCGGAAATGTGGACCTACCTCGGCCTCGCCAACCACCGCGTCGGGCGCACCGACGCCGCGGCCAAGAGCTTCGAGGAGGCGTTCGAGCGGATGAGCGAAGAGGAGCGGGCGGCCTTCAACGATCTCGGGCTGATCCTTTCCGACGAGGACCAGGCCCGCTACCGCGCCGACCCCGTCGGCTTCGCCTCGCGCTTCTGGACGAGCCAGGACCCGCGCTACCTCACGCCCTACAACGAGCGCAAGCTGGAGCACTACGCCCGCCTCGTCTACGCCGACCTGCTCTACGCCGCCGAGGACGTCGACCTGCGGGGGTGGGACACGCAGCGCGGCCGCATCCTCGTCCGCTACGGCCCGCCGCCGTCCGACGTGACGATCGTCGGCAGCTTCGGCGAGGTCATCACCGGCTTCGGCCTCAACGTCGGCGCGGCCGAGCTCGAGTCCGGGCGCCGCTTCGGCGAGCGCTTCGACATCGCCGACCAGTCGAACCTCTTCAACGTCTGGGACTACGGGGCCTTCCAGTTCGTCTTCGAGGACCCGCTGCGCAACGGCGAGTACCGCCTCTACTCGCCGCCGGCGGACTACTTCGGCGACGTCTCGGCCGGGTTCATCGAGAAGATTGACTACGAACTCGTCGCGCGCCAGACGTTCCGCGAGCAGCCCGAGCGCTACGAGTACGAGCCGCCGGGCCGCGCCGTCCGCATCCCGTACCTCGTGAGCGCCTTCAAGGGCGAGGGCGGGACCGCCGACCTCTTCGTCAGCTACGGCATCCCACTCAGCGACGGCGCGGACCTGAGCGGCGACCTCGTGGGCCTCACCGTCCGGACCGGCACGTTCCTGATCGGCGGCAACCGGGACATCGAGGTCGAGCGCCGGCGGACGCTCTACGGGCTCAAGACGAGCCAGGTCGCGTCCTTCGAGGAGACGACGATCTGGACCGACACCCAGGCGATGGAGGCGCAGCCGGGCGAGGCGACGGTCTCGGTCGAGTTTGAGACGGCCGGCGGCGGGACCGAGGCCGCGCAGCGCCGCGAGGTGACGGTGCCCGACTTCTCGGGTGGCCTCGCGCTCAGCGACCTGATGCTCGCCTACCAGGTGGAAGAAGACTTCGGACCTGGCGAGGACGGCGTCAGCGGCGGGCGCGTCCGCCGCGGCGACTTCGTGCTCCAGCCCGCGCCGTGGAGCGTCTACAACCGCCGCCAGCCGGTCTACGTCTACTTCGAGACCTACAACCTCGACCAGAACGACGCCGGGCAGAACCAGTACAGCGTCGAGGTGGTGCTCAAGCCGCAGGACACCTCGCGCGGCCTCGTCCGCCTCGCCAAGAACCTCTTCGGCGGCGACGACGGTGGCGTCTCGGTCGAGTTCGAGGCCGGAAGCACCGGGCCGGACGACGCGACCTACGCCATCCTCGACGCGAGCGACCAGGAGCCGGGGCTCTACACGCTCGCCCTCCGCGTCCGCGACACCCTCACCGGCGAGACCACCGAGCGCACCCGCGATCTCTACCTAGAGTGACCGGTGGCGCGGCACGTTGGACCGGGGCTGTTCTCCTGGCGGAGGACGGCCCTGAATTTTTTCTGGCAGGCGTGAGGGGATCCGGACAAAAAAAGCGATAGGGGGGTGTAGATCCTCCATCAACCCTCTACCGCTATGAACCGCTTTGCTCTCCTCCTTCTCCTAGTCGCCCTCCCGGCCTCTGCCCAAGACTGGACCGCCATTCCCCTGGGGACTTCGGGCACGCTCCGCGCCATCGAAAACACCAGCTTCAGCCAGAAATACGTCGTCGGCGATGGCGGCTTCGTGGCGCAGTCGAACCCCGACCGCACGGTGTGGACGCCAGTCAGCGTTGGCACGTCGGCCGATCTGCACTCCGTCATCCAGCCCGCGTTCAACCAGACTTGGGTCGGCGGCGCGGCCGGCGCTGTCCGCGTCAGCGACAACGTCGGAAACTGGTTCGTCCGCGACATCCCGAGCGGCGAGACGTTCTACCTCTTCACCCGGAGCAGCACCCAGGCCCTGGCCGCCGGCAGCGGCGGCAGCATCTGGAAGTCCGAGAACCTCGGCGAGGACTGGACGCTGAACTACACCGGGAGCGTGCCGCTGCGGGCAGGTGTCGGCGGCACGTTCGGCGACGGCTGGGTGGTCGGCGACGCAGGCACGATCCTCAAAGGCTCGGACGGCGGTGCCGTGTGGACGCCCGTCGCCTCGGGCACGACGCGCGACTTGCACGCTGTCCGGTTCGGGTCAGGCGTCTCCGTCATCGCCGTCGGTGAGGCCGGAACCATCCTCACCTCGACCGACGGTGCGGTGTGGACGCCGCGCCTGAGCGGGACGGCGCACACGCTCCGCGATGTCTCTAGAAGCAAGCAGAATGCGGATTTCCTGCTCGCTGTCGGCGACGACGGGGTCGCCCTCAAGTCCACCGACGGCGGTGTGCTGTGGTGCCGCCTGACGACCGGGGTCCCGACC
The sequence above is drawn from the Bacteroidota bacterium genome and encodes:
- a CDS encoding GWxTD domain-containing protein yields the protein MTTHSFRLVALLTACSLWASPVAAQDASMPASQEALEAGIEAFRDEQYDLAKASFERALVADATNAEAHYMLSRVYYETPLFDKGEAGRYIKEARQLDPNNVEFMVAELQQLRLPSWSNVAEFVQQEKRRTLAQQILAVDSTNAFAHEELGATYIRDFWLYRNAVSFPTLAINRLEYDPDETEELGRTTLAEENPTDPTQLFQDPESNVARPRAADFVAAEGIDVTNPFDIATLKAQGAGVLDLSSRADKAYDSAIGHLEKALQYDPRRRPVYDHLMRLHALNESYDEALTPLERMFVFFPEDPEMWTYLGLANHRVGRTDAAAKSFEEAFERMSEEERAAFNDLGLILSDEDQARYRADPVGFASRFWTSQDPRYLTPYNERKLEHYARLVYADLLYAAEDVDLRGWDTQRGRILVRYGPPPSDVTIVGSFGEVITGFGLNVGAAELESGRRFGERFDIADQSNLFNVWDYGAFQFVFEDPLRNGEYRLYSPPADYFGDVSAGFIEKIDYELVARQTFREQPERYEYEPPGRAVRIPYLVSAFKGEGGTADLFVSYGIPLSDGADLSGDLVGLTVRTGTFLIGGNRDIEVERRRTLYGLKTSQVASFEETTIWTDTQAMEAQPGEATVSVEFETAGGGTEAAQRREVTVPDFSGGLALSDLMLAYQVEEDFGPGEDGVSGGRVRRGDFVLQPAPWSVYNRRQPVYVYFETYNLDQNDAGQNQYSVEVVLKPQDTSRGLVRLAKNLFGGDDGGVSVEFEAGSTGPDDATYAILDASDQEPGLYTLALRVRDTLTGETTERTRDLYLE
- a CDS encoding T9SS type A sorting domain-containing protein; protein product: MNRFALLLLLVALPASAQDWTAIPLGTSGTLRAIENTSFSQKYVVGDGGFVAQSNPDRTVWTPVSVGTSADLHSVIQPAFNQTWVGGAAGAVRVSDNVGNWFVRDIPSGETFYLFTRSSTQALAAGSGGSIWKSENLGEDWTLNYTGSVPLRAGVGGTFGDGWVVGDAGTILKGSDGGAVWTPVASGTTRDLHAVRFGSGVSVIAVGEAGTILTSTDGAVWTPRLSGTAHTLRDVSRSKQNADFLLAVGDDGVALKSTDGGVLWCRLTTGVPTDLHAAEMASNAEYVVAGDDGLLLRTTTSGGDCVPGIDATLERVGSGSIPPDGGTIQYTVALTNPSPETQTFQAWVDAVLPNGNTLGPLQGPVPLTFAPGQSVGPISFTEQVPAGAPFGVYRLRLRVGDFSTGALLDESTVTYTNFNARVTGDTSLDDWQTLEGSLTETAADGASVEATVSQARASEAAVLEAVYPNPVGGQGSLRFSLLEAGPVRLAVYDVLGREVAWLAEGWREAGTHTASFDAGTLPSGTYVVRLSAAGQVHTQRVTVAR